The following coding sequences are from one Apodemus sylvaticus chromosome X, mApoSyl1.1, whole genome shotgun sequence window:
- the Ndp gene encoding norrin, giving the protein MRNHVLAASISMLSLLAIMGDTDSKTDSSFLMDSQRCMRHHYVDSISHPLYKCSSKMVLLARCEGHCSQASRSEPLVSFSTVLKQPFRSSCHCCRPQTSKLKALRLRCSGGMRLTATYRYILSCHCEECSS; this is encoded by the exons ATGAGAAATCATGTACTAGCTGCATCCATTTCTATGCTCTCCCTGCTGGCCATAATGGGAGATACAGACAGCAAAACAGACAGCTCGTTCCTGATGGACTCTCAACGCTGCATGAGGCACCATTATGTTGATTCTATCAGTCACCCATTGTACAAATGTAGCTCAAAG ATGGTGCTCCTGGCCAGATGTGAGGGGCACTGCAGCCAAGCATCACGCTCTGAGCCCTTGGTGTCCTTCAGCACTGTTCTCAAGCAACCTTTCCGTTCCTCCTGTCACTGCTGCCGACCCCAGACTTCCAAGCTGAAGGCTCTGCGTCTGCGCTGCTCAGGGGGCATGCGACTTACTGCCACTTACCGGTACATCCTCTCCTGTCACTGTGAGGAATGCAGCTCCTGA